The Opitutales bacterium genomic sequence ATCCTGTGTTAGGAGTCGAGTACGTTCCAAATGAGACATCTTTGACGGAGCGGTATTTTAAACAAATGGGTCTGCAGGTACGCTATTTCATGCCTGCCGACAGTGTGGCTCCCTTGGCATTCTACTACATTGGAGATTTGCTCGGCGATTACACAAATCTGGAGTTGATTGGCACCATCAGCACGATGGAAACTTTTCAGAAGATCTATCGTCCGGAGATCTATAACGCGAATTCGGTAGCAGGCGTCCAATTCAAGCCGAGCCTGACTCAATCAGACCACTCACTGACCCAGATCGTATACGACCGCGAGGAGCGAAGCAGGCTGGCGACGGTCCAGGGTGCGTTCGCCGAGGAGCATTTCATCAAACCCTATCAATCAATCCTCAACCATTGGTCCGAAAACTACGCAGTGTAGTCACGGATTTAAGGACATATTTATCATGAAAACACTACTCCCCACATCGACTGCCGGTAGCTTGCCGAAACCGTCCTGGCTCGCTGAGCCGGAGAAACTTTGGTCTCCTTGGAAACTTGAAGGGGATCAACTCCTCGATGGTAAAAAGGATGCCCTGCGCCTCATATTGCACGAGCAGAGTCAGGCCGGAATTGATATCGTCAGTGATGGTGAGCAGACACGCCAACACTTTGTTACGACTTTTATTGAGCACCTGGATGGTGTGGACTTTGAAAAGCGAGAAACTGTAAAAATCCGCGATCGCTATGAGGCGAGTGTGCCTACAGTTACTGGTCCTGTGAGTCGGCCAAACTCTGTCTTCGTCGAGGACGCCCGATTTTTGCGTCAGCAAACGGATCAGCAAATCAAGTGGGCGCTGCCAGGACCGATGACCATGGTGGATACGCTCTACGACGCGCATTACAAAAGCCGAGAAAAACTGGCCTGGGAATTTGCTAAGATCCTCAATCAAGAGGCCAAGGAACTGGAAGCGGTCGGTGTGGATATCATCCAATTTGATGAGCCCGCATTTAATGTCTTTTTTGAGGAAGTAAATGCTTGGGGCATCGCCTGCCTTGAGCGCGCAATCGAGGGCCTTGAGTGCGAAACAGCAGTCCATATCTGCTACGGCTACGGTATCAAGGCGAACACTGACTGGAAAAAGACCCTAGGCTCTGAATGGCGTCAGTATGAAGAGGTGTTCCCAAAGCTGAGAGAGTCGAACATCGATATGGTCTCCTTAGAATGCCACAACTCTCACGTGCCCATGGAACTCATCGAATTGATCCGCGGCAAGAAGGTGATGGTCGGAGCGATCGACGTGGCGAGCGACCAGGTCGAAACAGCCGAAGAAGTGGCTGCGACACTGCGAG encodes the following:
- a CDS encoding methionine synthase — protein: MKTLLPTSTAGSLPKPSWLAEPEKLWSPWKLEGDQLLDGKKDALRLILHEQSQAGIDIVSDGEQTRQHFVTTFIEHLDGVDFEKRETVKIRDRYEASVPTVTGPVSRPNSVFVEDARFLRQQTDQQIKWALPGPMTMVDTLYDAHYKSREKLAWEFAKILNQEAKELEAVGVDIIQFDEPAFNVFFEEVNAWGIACLERAIEGLECETAVHICYGYGIKANTDWKKTLGSEWRQYEEVFPKLRESNIDMVSLECHNSHVPMELIELIRGKKVMVGAIDVASDQVETAEEVAATLREALKYVDADKLYPCTNCGMAPIPRELARGKLNALRAGAEIVRKELSA